A single genomic interval of Shewanella psychropiezotolerans harbors:
- the ftsX gene encoding permease-like cell division protein FtsX, with amino-acid sequence MSKKPQLTRSKLPISGRIVMFFIRHIQHAMGSMGELWRNPVSSIMTMAVLGVSLSLPAALQVLVKNAETITQSWNSAAEISLFVDDARSERTIQSLITRIKVYPEVSEVNYINREQALEEFQSLSGFGEALSYLDTNPLPAVVTVTPSLRYSSPTGARELLKKLELEPEVSFGRLDIEWLERLQAVVKLLERTVLAIAALLVLAVVLVIGNTIRLAIMNRRTEIEVMKLVGATEAFIQRPFLYTGIWYGIIGGILAWIIINLLVWYLDSALAELLGLYGSQLQMQSLSLAELGQLVGLASFLGWLGSYLSVRHHLRAIEPS; translated from the coding sequence ATGAGCAAGAAGCCTCAGCTAACCAGAAGCAAGTTACCCATCTCAGGTCGTATTGTGATGTTCTTCATTCGCCATATACAACATGCCATGGGAAGTATGGGCGAGCTCTGGCGTAATCCTGTCTCCTCTATCATGACTATGGCTGTGTTGGGGGTGAGTCTAAGCCTGCCGGCCGCACTACAAGTCTTAGTTAAAAATGCCGAGACGATAACTCAATCCTGGAACAGCGCCGCCGAGATATCGCTATTTGTCGACGATGCTCGTAGCGAGAGAACAATTCAAAGCTTAATTACCCGGATTAAGGTTTACCCTGAAGTCAGCGAAGTGAATTATATCAATCGTGAACAGGCACTCGAAGAGTTCCAGTCTCTGTCAGGATTCGGTGAAGCCCTTTCTTATTTAGATACTAACCCACTGCCGGCAGTAGTAACAGTGACGCCGAGTCTCAGATACTCGAGCCCTACCGGCGCACGTGAGTTGCTCAAGAAGTTAGAACTGGAGCCCGAAGTGAGCTTTGGCCGACTCGATATTGAGTGGCTGGAAAGACTACAGGCCGTGGTGAAGTTACTCGAGCGTACTGTGTTAGCCATTGCCGCCTTATTAGTGTTAGCCGTTGTACTCGTGATAGGTAATACCATACGTTTAGCCATCATGAATCGTCGTACCGAGATTGAAGTCATGAAGCTAGTAGGCGCGACGGAGGCCTTTATTCAGAGACCCTTCCTGTATACGGGGATCTGGTACGGCATCATAGGTGGCATCTTAGCTTGGATTATCATCAATCTTCTGGTCTGGTATCTCGACAGTGCATTGGCTGAATTATTGGGCTTATACGGTAGCCAGCTGCAGATGCAATCTCTGTCTCTGGCGGAGCTTGGCCAGCTTGTGGGGCTTGCCTCTTTCTTAGGTTGGTTGGGGTCATATCTCTCCGTTCGTCATCATCTGAGGGCGATCGAGCCTTCATAA